In the Candidatus Rhodoblastus alkanivorans genome, one interval contains:
- the pstB gene encoding phosphate ABC transporter ATP-binding protein PstB, translating to MTEVVAQEAPAPRENLAEKMVVRNLDFYYGDQKALKSVNLRFYTNQVTALIGPSGCGKSTLLRVLNRMYDLYPRQRAEGEVLLDGENILDPKLDVNALRARVGMVFQKPTPFPMSIYDNIAFGIRLYEKMGKADMDERVEKALRGAAIWDEVKDQLNASGLSLSGGQQQRLCIARTVAIQPEVILFDEPASALDPISTAKVEELIDELRRDYTIAIVTHNMQQAVRVSQYTAFMYLGEMVEFDHTDNIFTTPKERRTQDYITGRFG from the coding sequence ATGACCGAAGTTGTCGCCCAGGAAGCTCCCGCTCCGCGTGAGAATCTCGCGGAAAAGATGGTGGTCAGGAATCTCGACTTCTATTACGGTGATCAGAAGGCGCTGAAGTCGGTGAACCTCAGGTTCTACACCAACCAGGTGACGGCCCTGATTGGACCGTCGGGCTGCGGCAAGTCCACCCTGCTGCGCGTGCTCAACCGCATGTACGACCTCTATCCGCGCCAGCGCGCGGAGGGCGAGGTTCTGCTCGACGGTGAGAACATTCTCGACCCCAAGCTCGACGTCAACGCCCTGCGCGCCCGGGTCGGCATGGTGTTCCAGAAGCCCACCCCCTTCCCGATGTCGATCTATGACAACATCGCTTTCGGCATCCGGCTCTACGAGAAGATGGGCAAGGCCGACATGGACGAGCGGGTCGAGAAGGCCCTGCGCGGCGCGGCGATTTGGGACGAGGTCAAGGACCAGCTCAACGCCAGCGGCCTCAGCCTGTCCGGCGGCCAGCAGCAGCGCCTGTGCATCGCCCGCACCGTCGCGATCCAGCCGGAAGTCATTTTGTTCGACGAGCCGGCTTCGGCGCTCGATCCGATCTCGACCGCCAAGGTCGAGGAACTGATCGACGAGTTGCGCCGCGACTACACCATCGCCATCGTCACCCACAATATGCAGCAGGCAGTGCGCGTGTCGCAGTACACGGCCTTCATGTATCTCGGCGAAATGGTCGAATTCGACCACACCGACAATATCTTCACGACGCCGAAAGAGCGCCGCACCCAGGATTACATCACCGGCCGGTTCGGCTGA